GGCGTCGTGGCCCGCGTCGAAGAACCGGCCGGTCACGACCTCGCCGCGGATCGCGTCCAGCAGCCCGCCGGAGGCGGCGAGCACGGGAGGTGACACCGGCTCGGGCTGGCTGGGGTCGTTGACGGGGACCGCGGTCACGGTGGCGTCCCCGGTGTCGACGGACGCGACGAGACCGGCCGCCGTCACGCCGTTGAGACGCTCGGCACGCGCGTCGCTGTCCCAGGGCAGCGCCGCGTTGGCCCGCTGCGACCCGTCGGCGGTGCGGGTCGTGCTCGCGGTGGCCATGGCCTGCGTCGCGGCGACGGCGTCGAACTGCTTGGCGATCTGCCCCGCGGCGGTCTGCGCGAGGCCGATCGTCACGACCACCGACGCGATGCCGAGCACCGTGCCGAGGATCGTGAGGAACAGGCGCCCCGGCCGGGCGTCGATGCCCGCGGCCGCCTCGGTGACGAGGTCGCGGATCCCGAACCGGTCGGAGCGCGGCGGGCGGGTGCGGCCCGCCGGGACGCCGGTGGGTTCGTCGCCGTCCGGCCGGGCGTCGGCGTCGAGCAGCAGCAGGTCGGTGGCCGCGCCGCCGGCGCCCGCGGCGGGACCCGCCGCGGAGCCGTCCCCGGGGGTGGCCGGGGGCGTCGCGGCGTGGCGGCGGAGGCGGGGGCGGGCCATCAGGCGATCTCGCTCAGCCGGCCGTCGGCGATCCGCACGCGGCGCTGCGCGCGGGCGGACACCGCGGCGTCGTGCGTGATGACCACCAGGGTGAGCCCGTCGGCGTGCAGCTCGTCGAACAGGTCGAGCACGCCCGCGGAGTTCTGGGTGTCGAGGTTGCCGGTCGGCTCGTCGGCCAGCAGCACGTGTGGCGACGTCACGACGGCCCGGGCCACGGCGACGCGCTGGCGCTCGCCGCCGGACAGCACCGGCGGCCGGAACCCGAGCCGGTGCCCGAGGTGCACGCGGTCGAGCGCCGCCAGCGCCCGCTGCCGCCGCTCGGCCCGCGGGACCCCGCTGTACAGGGTGGCGAGCAGGACGTTGTCGAGCACCGTGCGGTGCGGCAGCAGGTGGAACGCCTGGAACACGAACCCGATGCGCCCGCCGCGCAGCGCCGACCGCTGCGCCTCCGACGCGGTGCGGGTGGAGACGCCGTCCAGCAGGTACTCGCCGGACGTCGGGCGGTCCAGCAGGCCCAGCAGGTTGAGCAGGGTGGACTTGCCGGACCCGGACGGGCCGACGATCGACACGTAGTCGCCCGCGTCGATCCGCAGGTCGCTGGGGTGCAGCGCGTGCACCGGCGGCTCGCCCGGGAACACGCGGGCCACCTGCCGCAGCTCGACCACCGGCCGCGCCGGCGCCTCGTCCGCGCCGGGGGCCCGGACGTCGAGGGCCGTCACCCGTCCGACCCGGCGGTCGGGTCCGCCGTCGGGTCGTCCTGCTCGCCCGACGACCCGATGACCACGAGGTCGCCCTCGGCGAGGTCGCGGTCGACCCCGGTGACCTCGACGTAGCCGCCGGCGGCCAGGCCGGTCTCGACCTCGACGAGCTCGGTCGCGTCGTCGTCGCCCATCAGCTCGACGCGGGACTCCCCGCCCGGGCCGGCGGTCAGCGCCGCGAGCGGCACCGCCAGCACCGCGCCACCCGTGGACGACACCGGGATGGTCACCCGCACGTTGCTGCCCTGCAGCTCGGCCACCTGCTCCGGGGTGAGGTCGCCGGGGGTGAGCACGACCGTCGTGCGGCCCGCGCTGCTCCCGCTGCCCGACCCGCCGTCGCCGCCGCCCTGGTCGTCGCCGGACCCGCCCGACCCGCCGGAGGAGTCGTCGGTGCGCAGCTCGGTCACGGTGACCGGCACCTCCAGGTCGCCCGCCACCACCGTGCCGGTCGCGCCGACCTCCAGCAGCGCGGCGTCCGCCTTCGCGGCGCTCGCGACGACCTCCAGCTTGGCGCCGGACACGCTCATGACCGTGCCGTCGACCGTCCCGCCGCGCTGCACGGACACGGCGTCCACGCGGCGGGGGAGGGTCTCCAGGTAGACGACCTCGCTGGCGGGCAGGACCGTGATCACGGCCTCCTGCGCCTCGGTCAGCGCCTTCTGCGCGTCGGTCAGCGACTGCCGCGCCGACGTCAGGGAGGCCTGCTCCCCGGACGTGTCGGGCGCGGCGTCGAGCTGCGCCCGGCGTGCGGCGGCCACGCCGACCGCGTCCTCCGCGTCCGCGACGGCGTTGCGGGCCTGCAGCAGCCCGGCGGAGCTGCAGTCGACCTCCGGCGAGGGCGTCGGCGCCCCGCAGGCGGCCTCCCGGTCCGCGAGCGTCGCGCGCGCCACGTCCCGCGCCCGCTCCGCCTGCCGGACGTCCGCGTCGGCCTGCGCGACGTCGCCCGCCGCGCTCCCGCCCCGGCCGGCCGTCGCCAGCGCGGTCTCCGCGGCGGTGACCTCCGCCTGCGCGGAGCGGACGCCCTGCTCGGCGGCGCTGAGCGCCTCCGCCTCCTCGTCCGACGGCGCCGGGGCCGCGTAGCCGGCGCGCTGGTAGAGCGCCTCGACGCCGCGCGCCGTCGCCGCGTCGTACGCGTCCGAGGCGGGGTCGCCGGCGTCGATGCCCAGCTGGCCGAGCGCCTGCTTGAGCTGCACCACGTCCGGCCCGGAGACGCCGACCCGCAGCGTCCGGTACGTCGGCAGGCCACCCGGCAGCACGATGACGGGTCGGCCCGCGATCTCCAGGGCGACGGAGCCGGCGTCGAACGTCGCGCCGACCTCCGGCACCTGCCCGGTGACGACCGCGCGCTCGCCGAGGTCCGACGTCTCGACGCGCACGTCCGCGGCGTCGTCGAACACCACGTCGCCGCGGATCGTCACGTCGTTGCTCAGCTCGCGGCTCTCCACCGGGACCGTGATGGGCCCCGCGGGCGGCGGCGCCGTGCGGGCGGCCGCGTCGGCCGGGTTGATGATGAGACGGCTGAGCCCCAGGCCCGCGGCCAGGCTCACGACCGCGACGGCCCCCAGCACCGGCAGCGTGCGGTTGCCGCCGCGCCACCACCGCCCGAACGCGCCGCCGCGTCCCGACCCGGCCGCGCCGTCGCCGGCACCCGCACCGCCGTCGCCCGGAGGCTCGGGGAACGGCGGCACCGCGACGTCCGTGCCCGGCTGCCCCGCCGTCACGTCAGGCGTCCCGGGCCGCGGTCGCGGCCTCGGCCCACGCCTCGAGCTCGTCCGCGTGCTCGTCGACGAACTGCTGCTGGAGGTCGTGGTCGATCTTCATCGCCTCCTCCTGGAAGTTCGTCTTGTCCTGGCAGTCGAAGTCGGCGACCGCCATGGCGATCTCCTTCTCCGTGAACGCCTTCACCGCGGCCTCGTCGGGCTCCGGCGCGGGCGGGCCGTCCGGGTCCGCCTCCCAGTCCCAGGACTCCACCTGCTCCTGGTACTCCGGGTCCTCCCAGCCCTGCAGCTCGTTCCACTCGTCGTACAGCGGCTGCTGCGACTCGTAGGCGTTCGTCATGCCGTCGTAGCCGGCGTCCGCCATGCACGAGCCCCACTTGGCGTGCAGGTCCGCCATCCGCGGGTCCGCCTGCACCGACTCGTAGAACGTCCCGATCTCGTCCTCGATCGCGCTGAACTCGTCCAGCTCGACGCCGCCCTCGTACACCTCGTGCTGCGCGGCGCCGTAGCACCCGCCCTGCGTCCAGTCGTACTCCTGCGGCTCCTCGCCCTCCACGTAGTCCTGCGGCGGGCCCCACAGCGCCTCGTTGTACGCCTCGGCCTCCGACTCCGACATCGACTCGACGTACTCCTGGTTCGGGTCGACGTACTCCGCGCCGTCCTCGACCGGGACGTCCTCGTTGCCCCACGGGTCGGTGCTGATGCCGTAGCCGTACTGCTCCGCGAACTCGCGCGTACCCCACTCGACGTCCAGGTCGTCGCCGGTGTAGACGGTGCCCGTGTTGCCGACGTTCGGCTGGTAGTCGAAGCCCTGCTCCTGCATGCAGGACGCCACGAGCTCCTCGACGCGGCGGTTCTGCTTGTCGGACTCCGCCTGCAGCTCCTCCTGGCTCTGCTCGTCGGCGTCCAGCGAGTAGCCGTAGATGCGCGACTGGTACTCGTCCAGCGGCCCCGCCTCCCACTCGAAGGCCGACGACCCGCCGCCCTTGCCGCCGTTGCCGCCGCCGGAGCAGCCCGCCAGCAGCAGAGCCGCGGCGCTCACGGTCACGAGCGCGAGGCGCGTGCGAGTCGGTCGGGTCATCGTGTCCCCCTGGTGTCGGAGCGGTGACCGGAGCCGGCCGGGGCCAGGCGTCCAGTGGCCGCGGCGTACGCCTGCCACGACCTGCACGGACACCATAGGCGGCACTCAGGTGGCGGCGGGCGCGTTCCGGGTGTTGAATCTGCGCCCGCTGTGTGACCGGGCGGTGGGGGTGGGACCGCCGTCGCCGGGGTGGCCGGCGGTGGGGTCCGGGCGCCGGTTTGGGCCAGGGGCGGGGGACCTGTATCCTCGTCTGCGGCCCTCGGGCCAGGCGCCCGTAGCTCAATGGATAGAGCATCTGACTACGGATCAGAAGGTTGGGGGTTCGAGTCCCTCCGGGCGCACAGCACGTCATCAGCAGTCGAACCCCCGTCCGGGTCCACCGGGCGGGGGTTCTCTGCTTCCCCGGTCGCGAGCCAGACGTAGGGCACGCCGGTGCGGAGCGCCCACTGCTTCACGAACGCGGCGCGAGGCGGGGTGCCTCGGTCGGCCATCCATCGGCTGAGGCTGTTGCGAGCCATACCAAGCTCGTCGGCCATCTCCTGGACCGAGATCCCGGCCTGGCGCAGCGACATCTGGAGGCGCCACCCGAGGGTGAGGGGCGGAATGCTGCCCGTCTGTGCGGGCACGTGCTCCATGCTCATGCACCGATGATCCCCGACGTGCCCTCGGTCCGTCAAGGTGCGCGACGCGCCCACTGCGGTGTGGACATCGATGGTGCAATGTGCAACGGTGGGGTGGTGATCATCTATCTGGCCGCCAAAGCACCGGATGTTCGGGCACAGGGGCCGTGTGGTGCGTCATGACCATCCTCACGATGGTGTGGGCGCTGAAGAAGGCACCTGTGCCCCCCAACGACCCGGTCGCGCACCTCGTGCTTATCGCCTACGCCGACCACGCCAACGACGATGGCACCGCCGCCTGGCCCTCGGTCGCCACCGTCGCCAGCTACGCGCGCTGCACCCCCCGCACCGTGCACACCAAGCTCCGGCTGCTCCTCGAGCACGGACTCATGCGACCGGGCGACCAGCAGCTCGTCGACCACCTGCCGGCGAACCGCCGTCCCGTCGTCTACGACCTCGTCATGAACCCCGACGACACCCCCGGCTGTGCCGCGAGCGACCCGCTCGGCAACGAAACCGCAGGTCAGGCTGGGGTGAAATTCCTTCACCCCAAGACCGGCCCCGTCGAGGCCGTTGCTGTGGATAACTCGGGCTCTGGGGTGAACCCTGCTTCACCCCAGAAGACCGAACCTGTGGATAACCCTAGCCCTGGGGTGAACGCCGCTTCACCCCAGCCTGTGGAAAAGCCCGATCCTGGGGTGAAGCACGTTTCACCTCAGGCGCCGGCCTGGGGTGAACGACAGCGCACGTCTGGGGTGAAGCTGTCTTCAGACAAACCACCCCTAGAACCACCCAAGAAGAACCAGGGGTCACCCCCGTCGGGAACCTCACCAGCGGTTATCCACAACCAGCCGCCCCCGAGGGCCCGGCTCGATCGCTGCGCAGAGCACCAGCGCGTCGCCATCCCGCCGCCGTGCGCCAAGTGCGGCGACGCCCGACGAGCTCACGACGCCCTCGCCGCTCTCGAACCGCAGACGTGCCCGCACGGCGAGCCCCGGGGTCAGCACCGATGCGCCTTGTGCCGGCGCGGCCTCCTGCCCGGAGTCGCCGCCTGGGACGTCCAATCTCAACCGATTAGCCCCACCCGACGGACCGCCTGAGCCGCCACATCCACCAACACGCCGAACCCGCCGGCTCGACCATGGAGAACGACCATGAGCAGCGCCACCGACCTCCTCACGGCCCTCGACGTCGCCCAAGCCATCACCCACGCCGCACGTGACGCCGCCGCGCCGATCGTCTCGATCACGATCTGCGACAAGTACGGCCCGGCCGACCTCGCCGACCTCGTGGACGCGCACGTCGAGCCGATGTTCCGACCTGGCAATGCCCTGCTGCCCTCCGTCGTCGCGATCCAGCTGGCGAGGACCCACGACACCTCGCTCGACGAGGGCGCCGCGACGGCAGCGAGCGTCGCCGCCGCCCGCGCGTTCCTCGCCGCGATCGCACTCGACGCCGCAGAGCCCGTCATCAGAGGCGAGTACGTCTGGACCGTGCACGACGGCGTCCCGGTGTTCCTGTTCTAGATCCGGCGGTCAATCCGTCAAGACGTAAAGACATCCGCCAGGCCGCGCTGATGTCCCTCCATCCGGCCATCCCAATGCTGCCGACGCAGCCGAATGAGTAGGTGGACAGATGACCGCCCGTCCATTCATCACCCCGGACAGCCGTACACCCGGACGCCCGACCATCCATATTTCCGTCAAGACAGAAAGAAGCACCGAAATGACACCCACGATCACCGCCGTTGGCAACCAGAAGGGCGGTGTCGGCAAGACCGCCACCACACTCGGCATCGCCGACGCCCTCGCAGCCGCCGACCAGCGCGTTCTGGTCCTCGACCTCGACCCGCAGGCCAACCTCACCCTCACGCTCGAAGCCGCGGGGGAATATGACATGTTCGACGTCCTGAGCGCCAGTGAGCCCGGCACCCTGGGTCAGGCCATCGTCCCGACGTCCTGGACGGGCATCGACGCGGTCCCCGGCAGCACCCAGCTCGCACGGATCGAAGCGGAGTCGATGATCGCCCCCGAGTTGCGCCTCAAGACTGCTGCATGGGGCGCGGCTGAGCTCGAGGGCTACGACCACGTCCTCATCGACACCCCGCCCGCCCTCGGCCGCCTCACCCTCAACGCCCTGATCTACGCCCACCAGGTCATCGTCGTCACCGAAGCCGAGTCGTTCTCCGTCGCAGCCGTCGGCCAGTACCTGCAGACCGTCCAGGCCGTCCGGAAGAACCCCCAGCTCAACCCCGGGCTCCGACTCGCAGGCATCCTCATCAACCAGGTCAGCAACCCCAGGACGAACGAGCACAGCCGACGCATCACCGAACTGCACGACGCCTTCGGTACCGCGGTACGAGCACCGCTGCTCCCACACCGCGCGGCCGTCACCGACTCGAACAGCACCCACACACCCATCACCGGCCTGAAGGGTGCCGGAGCGGCCGTCATGCGTCTGCTCTACAGCGAGCACGCACGCTGGATCCGTGAGGAGGCGGCGTGAACGGGGAGCAGCAGGGCCGTCGGGGCGTCCTGACCAAAGCAGCAAAGGCAGGCGACCTCGTCGCCGAGCTCACCGCAACGCGCACGCCGACAAGCCCGGAACCGGTCTCCTCACCGGTCGCGCCCCGTCGCGGGCCGGGCCGGCCGCGCGGACGACGCCGCATGGAACCGTTCTCGTCAAAGCTCGAGATCACCCTGCGCGACGACGTGGACCGCTACCTTTCCGAGCACGACGAGACCATGGTTGACCTCATCGACCGGGCGCTGCGTTCCGCGATCAGCCGGCCCCCGACTCCATAGTGCATCTGCCCCCGCCGACCGGCTCGGCGTAACCGGCGCTGCAGACCTCCGCCCGCAGCCGTGCTGCACCGAGCGGTGGGAGTCGACGCGGGGGGCGGCACTGGCGGCGGCCATCCTGAGACCGCCGTGCGGGTCGGCTGCCGGACACGAATCGCACGGCGCGAGGCGACCGTCAGGCCGCGCGCACGGCGTACGTCAGTCCAGCAGCACGAGCCTCGGGGCTCCGCACGTCTGTACCGAGCATCGACGGACCCCGCGGCTCGTGCGACCACCGGAACGGCGTTCTCGCGCGTAAGCGGCCGCGTTGACGCGTGACTCCGGTGTGGCCGCTCTGCCCACGTCGCCGGAGCTCGGGAAGTGACGGCGGGGTAGCCATCGCTCACGGTCGCCTCGTCACGGCCGAGGCCCAGACCCACACCCAGCCCTCGCGGCCGTGATCGTCGAGGTAGTGCACATGCACGACCCGCGGCGTCCAAGCCACGGCCTCACCGTCGACCTCGACGTCCCTGCCCCGGCCGTCGACGATCCACGCCCGCACCCGCGGCGCCTGATCGGGTCGCGTGACCCGGTCGCCGGCGATCGCCCCCGCCGGCACCTGCCGCGCCATGTCCCGCATCGGGACCCGGTCCACCATGGAGCAAGAATCGAACACCTGTTCGACTCCCGCCAAACGTGCTGTCAGGGGGTGCACGAGGGGGTGAATCCCCGCCCTCTGGCACGCCGGCGCCGTAGCCTCGCTAGATGATCGTGGACGAGGTCGCCACCCTCAAGCTCTCGGAGGTCGCCCGCCGGTGCGGCGTCCAGGCGGACATCCTGCGCCGGCTCGCCGAGGACGACCTTCTACCCGGCGCCGTGCGCGCGCCCACCGGCCACGTGTACCTCCGCGAGGACTCCGTCCCGAGCTGGACGTTCATCGTCGAGCTGCTCGAGGCCAGGCTCCAAACGCACCTGCGGCGATCCGAGGCTGCCCTCGCGCGGGTCCAGGTCGAGATCGAGGCCCTCACGGCCGCCCCTCGGACCGGCGCCCAGGAGAGGGCCGCGGGTTCGCGTGCGGATCCTCGATGAGGGTCGGGGCCGGCCGGTCGTCCGGCCACGCGGTGCCGGCGGTGTGCGGGCGGCCGAGGAACTCGTCCTGCAAGGTGATGAAGTCCGGGCCATAGGGCCGCAGCGTCTCCGCGACCCGCTTGCGACGGCGCCTCGCGAGTACGAAGGTCACGATCCCCGCGGTCGGCAGCCCGATCGCCCACACGAGCGCGACCCACTGCTGCAGCTGCGAGGCGAACATGAACACCACCCACAGCCCGGCGATCACCGCCACAGCCGCCGCCCAGCCGATCCAGCGCTTCACCGTGCCCCCTTGGTCCAGGTCCGCGTTCATCCAGGCTAGCCCGCGCTCACCGTGCCCACCGGGGCGGTGCGGCCACGCTCGCACGCACACCCCGGCGACCCGTTCAGGCGCTGTGCCAGCTCACGGTGTTCGGGATGGCCAGGGCCATCGACTTGGCGCGGATCGCGGGGTTCGCCAGCACGTTGCCCCAGGACACCTGCAGGCCCGCGTTGCTCTTGCCACACAGACCGGCATACCCGGTCCGGGTAGACGATCGGCCCCAGCTTGAGCTCCGGGTCGATCCGGATGTCCGGGTCGTTCTGGACCACCTCGGGCAGGGCCTCGATGATCTCCAGCGGGAACGGCGCGCGGATCCGAGCCAGTCATCATGGCAACGCCATCGGCTCCCTCCTGACCGCGGACGGGGGCCACAGCTGCTAACACGCAGGGTGCGCAACCGGGCACGGACGCGACTCGGCCCGAGGCCGGTCGCCGCCTGGACCCGGCTCTCGCCTGCCCATCCCGCGACCCCTGATCCGCGGTAGGACGTGATTCGCATCCTCCCGGCGTCGCACGCAGCCGAGACGCAGGTTCACGTCCACTACGCGGAGCCCCTCAGAGAGAAGGGATTCGCCCCAGACCGGGGCTTCACCTAAGTCCGCTCCGGGACTGGCCGCAGCCTGATCCGGCCGCGGAACCGGACACGGCGGGTCGTCGATGCTCAGGTCTTGGATCATGAGTCAACAAAAGCCCGGGACGGAATCTCATTCACAATCGACTCGACTTGCTCGTCCAGCCAGCGGGTCAGTGACCGCAAGTGGTCGCCAGGGTCCTCCCCCTCCGCAACGCGCCTGGCGAGGGCGGACTTGAACTCTTCGAGTGCGGCCCGTTTGATTGTCAGTCGCGACTCGGGATCAGACGACTCCAGGCCGATTCGGGTCGAAGGAATCGTTGCCCTAATACTGTCGGAGGTAAGGTAGCGTTCGATTCCCACCCATGATTCGTCGAGGTCTGGGTTGACTAGAGAAGCATCGCAGATCAGCGCCCGGGAGTAAGGGTGGCCGCTGAGATGCTTGTCGTACTTGGTCACGTCCTTCGCCTCCCAATCCCGCAGGACGATGATTGGTGCAATCTCGGGACGAGATTCTACGACTGCCGAGTTCCATTGTATGTACGGGAGGACAGAGTCGCCGCCGACCTCGTCACCGAAAGCATCTTGAGGGGACAGTAGTCGCCAGCGCGGCCGCAATTCCAAGGACTCAATTGCGGCCTTTATGTAGATGGCATCGTAGCGCCCTTCGACGATCACGATCGGGCGATCGGTCGACGTAAACAGGGGGTGCCGAAATGATGTAATTTCACGCCTCGTTGCGTCGCGAAGCGCATCCTTTGCACTCGCCTTGGTAAGGCCGGTGTCGCCGTCGGGGCGCTTCGCTGCGGTCCACGCGTGGCGGGCAACCCGGACGAGCTCATCCTGGTGAGTCGTGACGAAGACCTGTCGTCGCGGGTCCCCGGCGTACTCAAAGAGGTCGGTGGAGAACTGTGCTCGCAGTCCGGCGTGAAGGAAGCTCTCGGGCTCCTCTATCGCCCAGACGCTGGCCTGCACCCAGCCAAAACCGCCAGACCTGCGGGTCCGGTCGGCTAGATCCAGGATATGGAGAAGCATAAAGGACTGGGCGCCGGAGCCCTCGTACTCGGGCGCTCGGGCTCTCCCGCTGGAAATTGCACTTACACCTACGTCGAATAGAAGGTCTGCGAAATCGTCTGGCAGAGTCGCCGAGATGGACGTGTCAGGGAGGCCGGCTTGTAGCCGCCTCGAGACGTCGCCAAACATTCGGTCGCCCAGACGCCCGAGTTCCGCGAGAACATCGTTGACGTTCGAGTCTTTGTACGCGACCGTCGACCTCAGGCGGGCGACGAGCGTGCTGCGTAGCGGCTCCAACTCCTGGCGAATCAGATCAGCGGGGCGCGTGTGGTTCGGGATGTACACGAACCGCACCGCTCGAATATAGGCCAGGATGGCCGACAGATCTTCTGGCTGCGCGTCGATCATGGACGTGAGGTCGGGGCCAAATTGGAATGATTCCTCATTGGCCTGGGTGTCGCGCGCCAAATTCCAGACTCGCTCAATGTAGACGACCGACTCTAGGCGGTGACGAGTCTCGAATTCTTTTTGGCGGGGCACCTTGAAATTGGGGCCAAGCGAGATTCCAACGGTAACCGCAACGCGCTTTTTCTTGCCCGAGGGGGCAAAGGAGCTGTAGTCTTCGCTGAAATCAAGCGGCTCCTCCGACTCGTCGACGAAGTTGTTGAAGAACAGGTTCAGGGCTCGCAGTACGTTGGATTTTCCTGCGCTGTTCAGGCCTACGATGGCGTTATAGTCGGCGAGTCCGGTCATGGCTAAAGTCCGGATGGAACGAAAATTCTCGATCCGAACGTATTCGATCACGGAATGCACAAGCGTCCTCCTCTGCGAGCAGTCGAATGCTAGCGCTGCCGTGGCGGTGTGCGTGTGAGTTGCGGCGCTGGGCCTTGGAGCTCCTGGTGGTGACGAGGGCCGCATGTCAGACGGCGGTGCCGGCGGGGCTCCTTCAAGGAAGCGTCGCTCCCGACGATCCCGGCGGAGCGGCCCGGTTCTCGGGGCGATCCGGGAGACTGACCAATCACGCATCACCCCTTGACCAAACGAGGGCCTGCCGATCGCCAAGGCACACCGGATCCGGGCGTTCAACGCCGTCCACAAGAGCCTCGACGGCAAGACGTGCGACCCACGACGGTGCTACAGGTTCAACGCCGACCCTTGCACCGTGCTGCGCGTGACGGCCCCACGAAGCTGGTCGGCCTGTTGAGTCCTCGTCCGCTGAGAGGCCCCAGGGCTCTGCCCGGCGCGGTGGACATTCGATGAGTTCGCCGGTGTGCTTCGCCGTCTGCATGCCCCCACCACGAGCACACCGAGCCCTACGTACAGCGGACGGAGACCAGCCCCCGCGCCGCGGCCGCCGCGATCGGTGAGGCGAAGCGCGAGGCCGCCGCCGACGCCCGGACGCCGCACCCGCCCGACGCCTTTCGGGCTGGCCACCGCCACCGGCGCCAAGCAGTGCGTCGTCGTGGTGTTCGAACTGTCCGCCAACACCCACGACGCCGCCCGGCGCCTAGCCCGATCCCCGGCGCAGCTCGGCGCCGAGCTCGGCGGCCGTCACGGCCCACCAGGGGTCGGTACCACCCCGCCCGAGGCGACGAGGACCGCCATGACCCGCAAGATCTCCACCACACTACGACCGCCGAGCGCCGCCGCGGGCGGGCCGCCGCCCTGCAGGCCAGCATCGTCGTGAAGGTCGACACCCTGAGGAACACCGAACAGTGGCGGGCGTTCCTCGACCTGACCCGCGGCTTCCACCGCTACCCTTCGGACCGGCGTCACGCGGCCATTTCAGCGCCGAGCAGATGAACCTGGGCGGTGGTCCGAGATGCGGTCGCAAACGGGGCGCACTAGAGACGCGCGCCGCCGGGCCGGGCGAACCCACGGGAGACGGCCGCTGGGTCTCGGCATCGACGAGCCCGCGACTCCGGCTTCAGGCGCTCCACGCCTGGCCGGAGTTAGCCGCCCCGCTCGAGCAGGCCGGGCGACCCGCGGCCGGTCCGCTTGAGCGCGGGCAAGCGCGGACCGACGCGCCGCCGATACCCGCCGCACGGGGGAACCTCCCACCCGGCATCCCCGCCGACCGTCTAGATTGCCGTCGAGCGTGCAGATCAGGGGCAGGGTCGAGCATCGGGAGCAGCGTGAACTTCGATTGGTGGGAGCGGGTCGACTGCTCCGGCTGGGACGTTCTCACCGACGAGACCCAGTCCTCGGAAGACGCCGTGTGGCTA
This is a stretch of genomic DNA from Cellulomonas sp. ES6. It encodes these proteins:
- a CDS encoding ABC transporter ATP-binding protein, which translates into the protein MTALDVRAPGADEAPARPVVELRQVARVFPGEPPVHALHPSDLRIDAGDYVSIVGPSGSGKSTLLNLLGLLDRPTSGEYLLDGVSTRTASEAQRSALRGGRIGFVFQAFHLLPHRTVLDNVLLATLYSGVPRAERRQRALAALDRVHLGHRLGFRPPVLSGGERQRVAVARAVVTSPHVLLADEPTGNLDTQNSAGVLDLFDELHADGLTLVVITHDAAVSARAQRRVRIADGRLSEIA
- a CDS encoding helix-turn-helix domain-containing protein; its protein translation is MTILTMVWALKKAPVPPNDPVAHLVLIAYADHANDDGTAAWPSVATVASYARCTPRTVHTKLRLLLEHGLMRPGDQQLVDHLPANRRPVVYDLVMNPDDTPGCAASDPLGNETAGQAGVKFLHPKTGPVEAVAVDNSGSGVNPASPQKTEPVDNPSPGVNAASPQPVEKPDPGVKHVSPQAPAWGERQRTSGVKLSSDKPPLEPPKKNQGSPPSGTSPAVIHNQPPPRARLDRCAEHQRVAIPPPCAKCGDARRAHDALAALEPQTCPHGEPRGQHRCALCRRGLLPGVAAWDVQSQPISPTRRTA
- a CDS encoding AAA family ATPase; amino-acid sequence: MTPTITAVGNQKGGVGKTATTLGIADALAAADQRVLVLDLDPQANLTLTLEAAGEYDMFDVLSASEPGTLGQAIVPTSWTGIDAVPGSTQLARIEAESMIAPELRLKTAAWGAAELEGYDHVLIDTPPALGRLTLNALIYAHQVIVVTEAESFSVAAVGQYLQTVQAVRKNPQLNPGLRLAGILINQVSNPRTNEHSRRITELHDAFGTAVRAPLLPHRAAVTDSNSTHTPITGLKGAGAAVMRLLYSEHARWIREEAA
- a CDS encoding AAA family ATPase is translated as MIEYVRIENFRSIRTLAMTGLADYNAIVGLNSAGKSNVLRALNLFFNNFVDESEEPLDFSEDYSSFAPSGKKKRVAVTVGISLGPNFKVPRQKEFETRHRLESVVYIERVWNLARDTQANEESFQFGPDLTSMIDAQPEDLSAILAYIRAVRFVYIPNHTRPADLIRQELEPLRSTLVARLRSTVAYKDSNVNDVLAELGRLGDRMFGDVSRRLQAGLPDTSISATLPDDFADLLFDVGVSAISSGRARAPEYEGSGAQSFMLLHILDLADRTRRSGGFGWVQASVWAIEEPESFLHAGLRAQFSTDLFEYAGDPRRQVFVTTHQDELVRVARHAWTAAKRPDGDTGLTKASAKDALRDATRREITSFRHPLFTSTDRPIVIVEGRYDAIYIKAAIESLELRPRWRLLSPQDAFGDEVGGDSVLPYIQWNSAVVESRPEIAPIIVLRDWEAKDVTKYDKHLSGHPYSRALICDASLVNPDLDESWVGIERYLTSDSIRATIPSTRIGLESSDPESRLTIKRAALEEFKSALARRVAEGEDPGDHLRSLTRWLDEQVESIVNEIPSRAFVDS